The Anopheles maculipalpis chromosome 3RL, idAnoMacuDA_375_x, whole genome shotgun sequence genomic sequence GTACTTACTTTTGGCCACCGTTCGTATCGACCGGACAAGCAGCAGTATCTGTGCTTTGGTTGACGCGGGCTCTCCGAATCCTTGCACCTGTGCTGACATACCCCATCCATCTGGAAAGAGAAGCAAATAACGTATTATGTTGCGTTGTCCATGCCGTCTGCCGCAAGTGGTAGAGCTTACATTTCGATAGGAATCGTTCCTCGcttaaaacacacactgcATTCAGAAACAGCAACGATGCTTCTACCAGCGACCACAGCGTAATCATGCTTAAAGTGTATGAATAATGGCTAAATTACAGTAGTTTCAGAttgaaataaatgcaaaactataCTAATCTCCACCCGAATTCGCTAGGAAGTTTGTTTTGATCTATGTTGACAGTTTGCGTGGACGTCATCGAGAATGTTGAGCTGTCAACTGTACACAGTAAACGCAAACCTAATCTTCATGGTTGTGGCTACCGTGGAACCTAATcgacaaaacgaaacgatcgtTGGCATAACGTATGCAATCTAAGAGCAAAATTCGGATTAAAGACCCCTGTTAAATAGAATACTCTGTGACTGATGTTCTAGTACTTTAGTCTGGTTATTATTGGGGCGGTCCGTAACCGAGGCGgtagcggcgctggtctttaCACGCTAGCACACGGGTATAGATTCCTGTCTGGACCACCTCTCCGTAatcaggactgac encodes the following:
- the LOC126563425 gene encoding immediate early response 3-interacting protein 1, with product MITLWSLVEASLLFLNAVCVLSEERFLSKYGWGMSAQVQGFGEPASTKAQILLLVRSIRTVAKIPLIFLNIVAILFKLLLG